Proteins from a genomic interval of Clostridia bacterium:
- a CDS encoding peptidylprolyl isomerase: MRKIGLVSVVIVLALAMASAFAACGEHETQTTSEQTNGGTTQTNAGDTAQTGNPVVRFEFSTGDVVTVELYPDEAPITVENFLTYVREGFYKGTVIHRVEKGLVVQGGGYVIKNNAYTAKDATHPPIKGEFAANGVENHVSHTAGAISMARTYVADSATSQFFFCPADYTGWDGNYAAFGHVVDEESLAAIVRLSRYETISGTTYPATAIVIRSVTVVEK; encoded by the coding sequence ATGAGAAAGATTGGATTGGTTTCGGTCGTGATCGTGCTGGCGCTGGCGATGGCAAGTGCCTTCGCGGCCTGCGGCGAACACGAGACGCAAACGACTAGCGAGCAAACGAACGGCGGCACGACGCAAACGAACGCGGGCGATACGGCGCAAACGGGTAACCCCGTGGTGCGATTTGAGTTTTCGACGGGCGACGTCGTGACCGTGGAGTTGTACCCCGACGAGGCGCCCATCACCGTGGAAAACTTTCTGACGTACGTGCGGGAGGGCTTTTACAAGGGCACGGTGATCCATCGCGTAGAGAAGGGGCTGGTGGTGCAAGGCGGCGGCTACGTCATCAAGAATAACGCCTATACGGCGAAAGACGCGACGCACCCGCCCATCAAGGGTGAGTTCGCCGCAAACGGCGTGGAGAACCATGTGTCGCATACGGCGGGTGCTATCTCGATGGCGAGAACATACGTAGCGGACAGCGCTACGTCGCAATTCTTCTTCTGCCCCGCCGATTATACGGGGTGGGACGGCAATTACGCGGCGTTCGGCCACGTAGTGGACGAGGAAAGCCTGGCGGCTATCGTGCGGTTGAGCCGATACGAAACGATATCGGGCACGACCTATCCCGCTACGGCGATCGTCATAAGGTCGGTAACGGTGGTGGAAAAATGA
- a CDS encoding ABC transporter ATP-binding protein — translation MLKRFVAYYKPYKGTFVCDMLAAFIFSVCGLAYPILTRRILNTYIPQGKEATVSIIVACAILFGIYLVRAAMDYYVSYCGHRMGVKMQADMRRDLFRHLEALPYAYFDNAETGQLMSRMTNDLFNVSELAHHGPENLFITTFMTVSSFVYLVTINWKLALIVIASLPVMIVLTVYTRKKQRDAFALSKQKVGDINAKIESSLSGIRTTKAYDNAAYEEERFEVSNREFVAARTTAYRAMAAFHTSMGFMTGFYNVVILIAGTMFLVYDSDHFAYADLVAFMLSINLFVAPINTLVAFVEQLEDGATGFRRFDELMRVPAEEDAEGAADRNIEGDIAIEHLSFAYEGTDNYVLNDVNLHIPKGKTYALVGASGGGKTTLCHLLPKFYEVTEGDIKIDGVSINDITNKSLREGIGIVQQDVFLFAGSFRQNIAYGKTDCTEEDLVEAAKKAHIHDFIMSMPDGYDTQVGERGIKLSGGQKQRVAIARAFLKNPAILVLDEATSALDNATEKLIQASLDELTKGRTAIVVAHRLSTVQNADCIVVIDKGVVRETGTHGELMEKKGIYFTLHEAGDMDGLIDCN, via the coding sequence ATACTGAAGCGATTCGTCGCCTACTACAAGCCGTACAAGGGTACCTTTGTATGCGATATGTTGGCGGCTTTTATCTTTTCGGTGTGCGGGCTGGCCTACCCCATCCTCACCCGCCGCATTCTAAATACCTACATTCCGCAAGGGAAAGAGGCTACCGTGAGCATTATCGTCGCGTGCGCGATATTATTCGGGATATATTTGGTGCGGGCGGCGATGGACTACTACGTGAGTTATTGCGGACACCGTATGGGCGTGAAAATGCAGGCGGATATGCGCCGCGACCTCTTCCGCCACCTCGAAGCCCTGCCCTACGCCTACTTCGACAACGCCGAGACGGGACAGTTGATGTCGAGAATGACCAACGACCTCTTCAACGTGAGCGAGTTGGCGCACCACGGGCCCGAAAATCTCTTCATCACGACCTTTATGACCGTGAGTTCCTTTGTGTACCTCGTGACCATCAACTGGAAGTTGGCCCTCATCGTGATAGCGTCCCTGCCCGTGATGATCGTGCTGACCGTGTACACGCGGAAGAAACAACGGGACGCCTTTGCGTTGAGCAAGCAAAAAGTGGGGGATATCAACGCGAAAATAGAGAGCAGCCTGTCGGGCATACGCACGACCAAGGCCTACGATAACGCCGCCTACGAGGAAGAACGCTTCGAGGTGAGCAACCGCGAATTCGTCGCGGCGCGGACAACCGCCTACCGCGCGATGGCGGCTTTCCATACCTCGATGGGGTTTATGACGGGGTTTTATAACGTGGTCATTCTCATCGCGGGGACTATGTTTTTGGTGTACGACAGCGATCACTTCGCGTACGCCGACCTCGTGGCCTTTATGCTGTCTATCAACCTCTTCGTGGCGCCCATCAATACGCTGGTGGCCTTCGTGGAACAGTTGGAGGACGGCGCGACGGGCTTCCGCCGATTCGACGAATTGATGCGAGTGCCTGCGGAAGAAGACGCGGAGGGCGCCGCGGATAGGAATATCGAGGGCGATATCGCCATAGAACACCTGAGTTTTGCCTACGAAGGCACGGATAATTACGTGTTGAATGACGTCAATCTGCATATACCCAAGGGCAAGACCTACGCCTTGGTGGGCGCGTCGGGCGGGGGTAAAACCACCTTGTGCCACCTCTTGCCCAAGTTCTACGAGGTGACGGAGGGGGATATCAAAATAGACGGCGTGAGCATCAACGATATCACCAACAAATCCTTGCGCGAGGGCATCGGTATCGTGCAACAGGACGTGTTTCTCTTCGCGGGGAGTTTTCGACAAAATATCGCGTACGGCAAGACGGATTGCACCGAGGAAGACCTGGTGGAAGCCGCCAAGAAAGCGCATATACACGACTTTATAATGAGTATGCCCGACGGGTACGATACCCAAGTGGGCGAGCGCGGTATCAAACTGTCGGGCGGGCAAAAACAGCGCGTCGCCATCGCGCGGGCGTTCCTCAAAAACCCCGCGATCCTCGTGCTGGACGAAGCGACGTCCGCCCTCGATAACGCCACCGAGAAGTTGATACAGGCCTCGCTGGACGAATTGACCAAAGGGCGCACCGCCATCGTGGTGGCGCATAGGCTGTCCACCGTGCAAAACGCCGACTGCATCGTCGTGATAGACAAGGGCGTGGTGCGGGAAACGGGTACGCACGGGGAATTGATGGAGAAGAAAGGTATCTACTTCACCCTGCACGAGGCGGGCGATATGGACGGCTTGATAGATTGCAATTAG
- a CDS encoding Na/Pi cotransporter family protein yields MSIFKSICLLLCGVGVFLAGMKLMGDGLGKGSNRGLRALFDRISDNPFASYGLGAGATAIVQSSAATTVMSMGLVNAGIMTLAQAGAFVLGARLGTTITGILVSLSSISIIPVFMALAFVGMCLMLFVKNDRAAAIGYILTGLGVLFAGMEIMKGAISDQEDISGFFVRLFNAIDFPLLLVLVGAAFTALLQSSSATSGILITLISSGTLQVSQALFILIGATVGTCVTALIAGVGAGVNAKRVAVFNLVTAVFGAIVVGGLVWIFRSPVVDGLSRLISSPEWQLSVFGVLYSLVSSALMLPLIKPIGKLVTLVVRERKPQETDIRCYFIDDRLLTTPAVAVLQAQKEVAKLAELARDNLRRGVDCVLQRSCKEEKTINHEETRVDYITKRISEYLVALAAGRLSYEDELLVGSMHHVIDDLERIGDHAVDFMKMERKMQSLNINFSESAIVELNGMVEHLFEMYEVALQAFVTRDDSLLPQVTRYEGILDFEKKNLASNHLDRLVNGQCNIETGTFFYTAISSIERVGDHLENLAYSIRSITGSTKD; encoded by the coding sequence ATGAGCATCTTCAAAAGTATCTGTCTGTTGTTATGCGGCGTAGGCGTTTTCCTCGCCGGTATGAAGTTGATGGGCGATGGTTTGGGCAAGGGCAGCAACCGCGGTTTACGCGCGCTCTTCGACCGCATTTCCGACAACCCCTTCGCTTCCTACGGCTTGGGCGCGGGTGCCACGGCCATCGTGCAGTCCTCGGCGGCCACCACCGTCATGAGCATGGGTTTGGTCAACGCGGGCATCATGACCTTGGCGCAGGCGGGCGCGTTCGTGTTGGGTGCGAGGTTGGGCACCACCATCACGGGTATTTTGGTATCTCTGTCTTCCATCAGCATCATTCCCGTCTTTATGGCGTTGGCGTTCGTGGGTATGTGTTTGATGCTTTTCGTCAAGAACGACCGCGCGGCGGCCATCGGCTACATTCTCACGGGCTTGGGCGTGCTCTTCGCGGGTATGGAGATCATGAAGGGCGCCATCTCCGACCAAGAGGACATTTCGGGCTTCTTCGTGCGGTTATTCAACGCCATCGACTTCCCCTTGCTTCTCGTCTTGGTGGGCGCGGCGTTCACGGCGTTGTTGCAGTCTTCTTCGGCCACCTCCGGTATCCTCATCACCCTCATTTCCTCGGGAACGTTGCAGGTTTCTCAGGCTCTGTTCATTCTCATCGGCGCCACGGTCGGCACGTGCGTCACCGCCCTCATAGCGGGCGTGGGCGCGGGCGTCAACGCCAAGCGCGTGGCCGTGTTTAATCTCGTCACCGCCGTCTTCGGCGCCATCGTCGTAGGCGGTTTGGTCTGGATTTTCCGTTCCCCCGTCGTGGACGGGTTGTCCCGTCTCATTAGCTCGCCCGAGTGGCAGCTTTCGGTGTTCGGCGTGCTCTACAGCCTCGTCAGTTCGGCACTTATGCTCCCCCTCATCAAGCCCATCGGCAAGTTGGTCACCCTCGTGGTCCGCGAGCGCAAGCCGCAGGAGACGGATATCCGTTGCTACTTCATCGACGACCGCTTGCTCACCACCCCTGCCGTGGCCGTTTTGCAGGCGCAGAAAGAGGTCGCCAAGTTGGCCGAGCTCGCGCGCGACAATTTGCGGCGCGGCGTAGATTGCGTATTACAGCGCAGTTGCAAAGAGGAGAAGACCATCAACCACGAGGAGACCAGGGTGGACTATATCACCAAGCGTATCAGCGAGTATCTGGTCGCCTTGGCGGCGGGGCGCTTGTCCTACGAGGACGAACTCTTGGTCGGTAGTATGCACCACGTCATCGACGACTTGGAGCGCATCGGCGACCACGCCGTGGACTTCATGAAGATGGAGCGCAAGATGCAGAGCCTCAATATCAACTTTTCCGAGTCCGCCATCGTGGAACTCAACGGCATGGTCGAGCACTTGTTCGAGATGTACGAGGTGGCTCTGCAGGCCTTTGTCACCCGCGACGACAGCCTTCTGCCGCAGGTCACCCGCTACGAGGGCATTTTGGATTTCGAGAAGAAGAATCTCGCGTCCAATCACCTCGACCGTTTGGTCAACGGCCAATGCAACATCGAGACGGGCACCTTCTTCTACACCGCCATTTCTTCCATCGAGCGCGTAGGCGACCACCTCGAAAACCTCGCCTATTCCATTCGCTCCATCACCGGCTCCACCAAAGACTGA
- a CDS encoding spore germination protein yields the protein MTTEEVKTQLKYDFGDSLDLVLLEDVVLGHPAVYAYLAGLTDRNLLEQGLLKPLAKAPTAEISLSAIGGAAHSSASPTSLDDITSAEQRIAEGEVVLWTGDAFFSFLLPLFDKRSPAEPPTSAVIKGPREGFGEDIGQNISLLRRRVKDKSLVVRKLTVGRLTHTAVAVCFLSTVAVPALVDEVVRRIEAIDIDGVVDSAYVAELISDHHHSIFTQYSSAEKPDIVTAKMLEGRVAVVVDGSPMVVTLPSLLIEGFQDSEDYYRGNKRTSFLRVVRLLGVMLAVLLPALYVAVLEYHYQVLPLKFLGTVLNAVSGVPFPPTIEMFVVLLLFEILNEASVRMPKYVGMALSIVGAIVLGETAVNAGLLSSPAVLVMALSAIGLYTTPEHIGSLSLLRFVYLVTAGLFGFIGLMVSTLVTVCYLVSLRGFGADFVSPIAPFRRRDVKDSLFKAPLDRMTTRPDSIPTINRRRMRKGE from the coding sequence ATGACTACGGAAGAGGTCAAAACCCAACTCAAATACGATTTCGGCGACAGCCTGGATCTCGTTCTTTTAGAGGACGTAGTCTTGGGGCACCCCGCCGTCTACGCCTATTTGGCGGGACTCACCGACCGCAACCTTTTGGAGCAGGGCTTATTGAAGCCTCTCGCCAAAGCCCCGACGGCCGAAATATCTCTCTCCGCCATAGGCGGTGCCGCCCATTCTTCGGCTTCGCCCACTTCGTTGGACGATATCACGTCCGCCGAACAGCGCATCGCCGAGGGCGAGGTGGTCTTATGGACGGGGGACGCCTTCTTTTCCTTCCTCTTGCCCCTTTTCGACAAGCGGTCGCCCGCCGAGCCGCCCACTTCGGCGGTCATCAAAGGCCCCCGCGAGGGCTTCGGCGAGGATATCGGGCAGAATATTTCCCTTCTTCGCCGCCGCGTCAAGGATAAGTCCTTGGTGGTGCGCAAGTTGACGGTGGGGCGGCTTACCCACACGGCGGTCGCCGTGTGTTTTCTTTCCACGGTGGCGGTTCCCGCGTTGGTGGACGAGGTGGTGCGCCGCATAGAGGCCATCGACATCGACGGCGTGGTGGATTCCGCTTACGTCGCCGAACTCATTTCCGACCACCACCACAGCATTTTCACACAGTATTCCTCGGCCGAGAAGCCCGACATCGTCACGGCCAAAATGTTAGAGGGCAGGGTGGCCGTCGTGGTGGACGGCTCGCCCATGGTCGTCACCTTGCCGTCCTTGCTCATCGAGGGGTTTCAGGACAGCGAGGACTACTATCGCGGCAACAAACGCACCTCGTTTCTGCGCGTCGTGCGCCTATTGGGCGTTATGCTCGCCGTGCTCTTGCCCGCCTTGTACGTCGCCGTTTTGGAGTATCACTATCAGGTGTTGCCCCTCAAATTTTTGGGGACGGTGCTCAACGCGGTCAGCGGCGTGCCCTTCCCTCCCACCATCGAGATGTTCGTGGTGCTTCTTTTGTTCGAGATACTCAACGAGGCCAGCGTGCGTATGCCCAAGTACGTGGGTATGGCGTTGTCCATCGTGGGTGCCATCGTCTTGGGCGAAACGGCGGTCAACGCGGGGCTTCTTTCCTCGCCCGCCGTATTGGTCATGGCGCTGTCCGCCATCGGCTTGTACACCACGCCCGAGCATATCGGCTCGCTGTCCCTTCTGCGCTTCGTCTATTTGGTCACGGCGGGTTTGTTCGGTTTTATCGGACTTATGGTGTCTACCTTGGTTACGGTTTGCTATCTCGTATCCCTTCGGGGCTTCGGCGCGGACTTTGTTTCGCCCATCGCGCCTTTCCGTCGTCGGGACGTCAAGGACAGCCTTTTCAAAGCGCCTTTGGACCGTATGACCACCCGTCCCGACAGCATTCCCACCATCAATCGCCGCCGTATGCGCAAGGGAGAATAA
- a CDS encoding WG repeat-containing protein, with protein sequence MDDNSNKPRYNNRNRRRHGPRPNAADAYTPPYDAEILAKPIDQIGLSDQTLAVLTAGKIATVGDVVRRRRGDMFRVQSFGKRQLADLSRCLSALGVDFRPDDKPAQSDESSAKPQPNDGRRQDAERKSSRQGERSQGRDERRDERSDRKGNDRTGDRNRPQGQNAEGNRNRSQNQNAEGNRNRPQNQNAEGDRNGRKDKNKNKRPDQRRDYDDNLTLDKVFPKPKMVRLPRIEQETDVYVKFQRGGKWGFKTKDGIEVIPPIYDEVFNFKEDFACVERKQLFGYINRQNELVIPYRYVCASSFSEGYACVSDEEKCGYINKAGEVVIPFRYEAGTAVTNGLAHVKLDGKWGTLNVATDTISWA encoded by the coding sequence ATGGACGACAATTCCAACAAACCGCGTTACAACAATCGCAATCGCAGACGGCATGGCCCGCGCCCCAATGCGGCCGACGCCTATACGCCCCCCTACGATGCGGAGATATTGGCCAAACCCATCGACCAAATCGGGCTTTCCGACCAAACGCTCGCCGTTCTCACGGCGGGCAAGATCGCCACGGTAGGCGACGTCGTTCGCCGTCGCAGGGGCGATATGTTCCGCGTGCAGAGTTTCGGCAAGCGCCAGCTTGCGGACCTTTCGCGCTGCTTGTCCGCGTTGGGCGTGGACTTCCGCCCCGACGACAAGCCCGCGCAGAGCGACGAGTCTTCTGCCAAACCCCAACCGAACGACGGTCGTCGGCAGGACGCCGAGCGCAAGTCTTCCCGTCAGGGCGAGCGCAGTCAAGGACGCGACGAAAGGCGTGACGAGCGCTCCGACCGCAAGGGCAACGACCGTACGGGCGACCGCAATCGCCCCCAAGGTCAAAACGCCGAGGGCAATCGCAATCGCTCTCAAAACCAAAACGCCGAGGGCAATCGCAATCGTCCCCAAAACCAAAACGCCGAGGGCGACCGCAACGGCCGCAAGGACAAAAATAAGAACAAACGTCCCGACCAAAGACGGGATTATGACGACAATCTCACGTTGGACAAGGTGTTCCCCAAGCCCAAGATGGTGCGCCTTCCCCGCATCGAGCAGGAAACGGACGTGTACGTCAAGTTTCAGCGCGGCGGCAAGTGGGGCTTCAAAACCAAGGACGGCATCGAGGTCATTCCCCCCATCTACGACGAAGTGTTCAATTTCAAAGAGGACTTCGCCTGCGTAGAACGCAAGCAACTGTTCGGCTATATCAATCGGCAGAACGAGTTGGTCATTCCCTATCGCTACGTCTGTGCTTCCAGTTTTTCCGAGGGGTACGCGTGCGTTTCGGATGAGGAGAAGTGCGGCTACATCAACAAAGCGGGCGAGGTGGTCATTCCCTTCCGCTACGAGGCGGGCACCGCCGTCACCAACGGCTTGGCGCACGTCAAGTTGGACGGCAAGTGGGGCACCCTCAACGTCGCCACCGACACCATCAGTTGGGCCTGA
- a CDS encoding M18 family aminopeptidase, which yields MKQFLQRSYTAYHAVENAGKMLEEAGFRKVTAEELPALHAGDKGYAVWGGTTLVAFKVGEDAQVTLAESHTDSPALKVKTAATVPSKEGYRINVEKYGGGLLYSMLDVPLRVAGRVVVETATGVEAKLVVSKQTVVIPSLCIHHNPDHNDLSLNVQTDMLPLVGDVENVYDWVAEGEKVLDADLYVVADVEPFASGAKGEYLSSPRLDNLTSVYASVRALIEAEPKGISVAAAFDNEEIGSGTKRGAASAYLKAFVEKIVEAAGHKNAQKAMTDGLALSIDNGHAVHPAHPEKSDVVDGPVLGGGVVVKHHVNYATEGLSAGMFKRIMDMSGIPYQDYYNRSDIPCGSTLGNISARNLLMDTVDVGIAQLAMHSAVETACEKDVDTMEKAVKAVFNARLRREGNEVKIEL from the coding sequence TTGAAACAATTTTTGCAACGATCGTACACCGCCTATCACGCCGTGGAAAACGCGGGGAAAATGCTCGAAGAAGCGGGATTCCGCAAAGTGACGGCGGAAGAATTGCCCGCGCTCCATGCGGGAGATAAGGGCTACGCCGTCTGGGGCGGGACTACCCTCGTCGCCTTCAAAGTGGGCGAGGACGCGCAAGTGACGCTGGCGGAAAGCCATACCGACTCCCCCGCGCTGAAAGTCAAAACCGCGGCGACCGTGCCCTCGAAGGAAGGCTACCGCATCAACGTGGAAAAGTACGGCGGCGGCTTGCTGTACAGTATGCTGGACGTGCCCCTACGAGTGGCGGGGCGCGTGGTCGTGGAGACCGCGACGGGCGTGGAAGCGAAGTTGGTGGTGAGTAAGCAAACGGTGGTGATACCGTCCTTGTGCATCCATCACAACCCCGACCACAACGATTTGAGCCTCAACGTGCAGACGGATATGCTGCCCCTCGTAGGCGACGTCGAAAACGTGTACGATTGGGTGGCCGAGGGCGAGAAAGTATTGGACGCGGACCTCTACGTGGTGGCGGACGTGGAACCCTTTGCGTCGGGCGCGAAAGGGGAATATCTGTCCTCGCCGCGGCTGGATAACCTGACCTCGGTGTACGCGAGCGTGCGGGCCTTGATAGAGGCGGAACCGAAGGGAATCTCCGTGGCGGCGGCCTTCGACAACGAAGAGATAGGCTCGGGCACCAAACGGGGCGCAGCATCCGCGTACCTAAAGGCGTTCGTAGAGAAAATCGTCGAAGCGGCGGGACACAAAAACGCGCAAAAGGCGATGACGGACGGATTGGCCTTGTCTATCGACAACGGGCACGCCGTGCACCCCGCGCATCCCGAGAAAAGCGACGTGGTAGACGGGCCGGTGCTGGGCGGCGGCGTGGTGGTGAAGCATCACGTCAATTACGCGACGGAAGGGCTGTCGGCGGGTATGTTCAAGCGCATAATGGACATGAGCGGCATTCCCTACCAAGACTACTATAACCGCTCGGATATACCTTGCGGCTCCACGTTGGGGAACATATCGGCGCGAAACCTGCTGATGGATACGGTGGACGTGGGAATCGCACAACTGGCGATGCACTCGGCCGTGGAGACTGCGTGCGAAAAAGACGTGGACACAATGGAAAAAGCCGTGAAGGCGGTGTTCAACGCGAGACTACGGAGAGAAGGAAACGAAGTGAAGATAGAATTGTAA
- the spoVG gene encoding septation regulator SpoVG: MEITDVRIRLAKPDGGKLKAVASITIDGSFAIHDIKIIEGNAGPFIAMPSRKTPDGEFKDIAHPINADVRSLVSERILAEYQKALDSIR, translated from the coding sequence ATGGAAATAACCGATGTACGTATTCGACTGGCAAAACCAGACGGTGGCAAGTTGAAAGCAGTGGCTTCCATTACGATCGACGGCAGTTTCGCAATTCATGACATCAAGATAATCGAGGGTAATGCAGGTCCGTTTATAGCTATGCCCAGTAGGAAAACCCCTGACGGTGAGTTCAAAGATATTGCTCACCCCATCAACGCCGACGTGCGCTCTCTCGTGTCCGAGCGCATTTTGGCCGAGTATCAAAAGGCGTTAGACTCTATCCGATAA
- a CDS encoding SDR family NAD(P)-dependent oxidoreductase, which yields MSRILIVGASDGIGLELAKAYLEEGNEVCCIARRDCPVAGVTSYRADVADEAQRQAALRYLTERDKLPHTFVYSAGTSICAPAEYTKDEDMRYLWEVNYFGFVRMAQALLPHLEQVKGKIVAVGSMAAVAPIPFDAHYSATKAALNAFAAVLAEEAKPYGVWVTVVLPGGTATGFSFKRKAYGEEDCGKYYAEAKKAAYTLGKMEQTGMTPEKCAELMKKHIDGGTGLYYPVGWENGATYALCKVLPQGAKDRAIRYLYATDKNE from the coding sequence ATGAGCAGAATTTTGATCGTGGGCGCGTCCGACGGCATAGGTTTGGAACTCGCCAAGGCCTACCTCGAAGAGGGGAACGAAGTGTGCTGCATAGCAAGGCGGGATTGTCCCGTGGCGGGCGTGACGTCCTATCGCGCGGACGTGGCGGACGAAGCGCAACGACAAGCGGCTCTACGCTACCTGACCGAACGCGACAAACTGCCGCATACATTCGTCTACTCGGCGGGAACGAGTATATGCGCGCCCGCCGAATATACGAAAGACGAGGATATGCGCTATCTGTGGGAAGTCAACTACTTCGGGTTCGTGCGAATGGCGCAGGCGTTGCTGCCCCATCTCGAACAAGTGAAGGGCAAAATCGTCGCGGTGGGCAGTATGGCGGCGGTGGCGCCCATACCCTTCGACGCGCATTACTCGGCGACGAAAGCCGCCCTGAACGCGTTTGCGGCCGTGCTGGCCGAAGAAGCCAAACCCTACGGCGTGTGGGTAACGGTGGTTCTGCCCGGGGGCACGGCAACGGGATTCAGTTTCAAGCGGAAAGCCTACGGGGAGGAAGACTGCGGCAAATACTACGCCGAAGCGAAAAAGGCCGCCTATACCCTGGGAAAGATGGAACAAACGGGCATGACGCCCGAAAAATGCGCCGAATTGATGAAGAAACATATCGACGGCGGTACGGGATTGTACTACCCCGTGGGGTGGGAAAACGGTGCGACGTACGCTTTGTGCAAGGTGTTGCCGCAAGGCGCGAAAGATAGGGCGATACGCTATTTGTACGCGACGGATAAAAACGAATAA
- a CDS encoding GPR endopeptidase gives MNERRELALEALETAGVKGERVRLSGAVEMTRHDVEDGGLRPKGRYLTLTMNGAKWGEDAVRGIEHALDLLRRENRLKKGRVLVAGLGNRNLLCDRFGWDVADKTIPSERLATFCPMVKEQTGLESADTLRAIADLWKPDLVLAVDALVCKNPKYLMDTVELSDAGLTPGGGVGRPKKGIDKESMGVPTWYLGVPTLSFVNPWESALCVTREDIVKKNAEAVEAVAAAIMRVFAKQGGDK, from the coding sequence ATGAACGAACGAAGAGAATTGGCGTTGGAAGCCCTCGAAACGGCGGGGGTAAAAGGGGAACGGGTGCGCCTGTCGGGCGCGGTGGAAATGACGAGGCACGACGTGGAAGACGGGGGCCTGCGCCCCAAAGGACGATACCTGACCTTGACAATGAACGGAGCGAAATGGGGCGAGGACGCGGTGCGGGGCATCGAACACGCGCTCGACCTACTGCGCCGCGAAAACCGCCTGAAAAAGGGGCGCGTCCTGGTGGCGGGCTTGGGCAACCGAAACCTTTTGTGTGACAGATTCGGGTGGGACGTGGCGGACAAAACGATACCAAGCGAGCGTTTGGCGACCTTTTGCCCCATGGTGAAAGAACAGACGGGGCTGGAGTCGGCGGATACCCTGCGGGCGATAGCCGACCTGTGGAAACCCGACCTCGTGCTGGCGGTGGACGCGTTGGTGTGCAAAAATCCCAAATACCTGATGGACACCGTAGAACTGTCCGACGCTGGGCTGACCCCCGGGGGCGGCGTGGGTAGACCGAAAAAGGGAATCGACAAAGAGTCGATGGGCGTGCCTACGTGGTACCTCGGCGTGCCTACGTTGAGTTTCGTCAACCCGTGGGAAAGCGCGTTGTGCGTGACGAGAGAGGATATAGTCAAAAAAAACGCCGAAGCGGTGGAAGCGGTGGCGGCGGCTATTATGCGCGTATTTGCGAAACAAGGAGGAGATAAATGA
- the rpsT gene encoding 30S ribosomal protein S20 gives MANIKSQKKRIEVSRKENEKNTAIRSRVKNAVKKFNAAVEAGDLALAEKLFPETVSIIDEAQAEGVLHANTAARKVATISRTLDRLKASK, from the coding sequence GTGGCAAATATCAAATCGCAAAAGAAGCGTATCGAAGTTTCTCGCAAAGAGAATGAGAAGAACACCGCTATCCGTTCCCGCGTCAAGAACGCCGTCAAGAAGTTCAACGCCGCCGTCGAAGCGGGCGACCTCGCTTTGGCCGAGAAGTTGTTCCCCGAGACCGTGTCCATCATCGACGAAGCGCAAGCCGAGGGCGTTTTGCACGCCAACACCGCGGCCCGCAAGGTAGCGACCATCTCCCGCACGCTCGATCGTCTCAAAGCGTCCAAGTAA